The following coding sequences lie in one Nakaseomyces glabratus chromosome K, complete sequence genomic window:
- the LAF1 gene encoding Laf1p (CAGL0K03377g~Putative protein; gene is upregulated in azole-resistant strain), translating to MTRFNFAIGHDEDGTTDLGKVATDTTTTTGSSIPVRSSMDSDSFSHDEDAELSRSMDDSQDAREVKSMNSEYSSDDGSKDRTKKEINSAEYSADIQPLQFKMSRRRTTQFDGTESSKASRKANASGNGSDPIKTLRFDEGSLSSSPTAIASDATRASLQRDTFAKVREHIQRGSVGNSGLTRSDFNPFAFIDREQFETYLKEPRYIRIFKKRSRSSKQFRRLFLAQELKTTDEFDDIEAMSASLLSQPDGLKPNTSITNATLNGNNFHDNINDPNHDMHSDKTFSGTACPVLPTSGHLEPAKNTKAIWSTKFSIDGKYMATGSRDGVLRLWKVLSTPVERWGLDSSIDSAHLTSAKSLRLQQNQHGSSHGGPLGSPAMRRDTFDNIDAKENSSNLYAPVFQPTPVRTYKEHLHDVLDMDWSKNNFLISASMDKTAKLWHPSKMRSLKSFQHPDFVTCVKFHPTDDRFFISGCLDQKCRLWSILDDEVSFEFNCRDLVTSLTLTPGDGTYTIVGTFNGYIHVLQTKGLEHITSFHVTAKKTHENTHEVLCPSNDSKVRHGPRVTGLQCFNSLIDNSLRLVVTSSDSRIRVFDLTRRKLIEILRGFQCGSSQHKAQISVYRNQPIVINSSDDHWVYGWRLKSSDPVEINKKAKKHGMSRSGSIRGLFSKSISRSSSQGSEDRQSLRNTLKLSSLLPIPHSSHSDGVMKNSDYFSFHAHNAPVTTVTMAPEETSKTLSLSNDPICELSLEFFEPSDEVDIIKLKDTQKGGHDNIPATKTPVTTSLAKPTPVEVIGSILISTDSNGLIRVFRADMSKSIRARVLQKLQKYNREMGKQYGSTDSLVSENDKSRPNLGTVGHQPSTNSTSFLSSTGSTNTTTVGSGSKASITRNHSFRSLKAFKSPTANFSNTALGATMNRAPRESISSVRSDSTSNTMTPMSFPGLKCHVCDGTKFEPLTRSSGSQDKSYFCVDCKTLLNNFR from the coding sequence ATGACAAGGTTTAACTTCGCCATAGGCCATGACGAGGACGGGACCACTGATCTTGGGAAAGTTGCTACAGATACGACCACCACTACTGGGAGCTCGATCCCTGTGAGGAGCAGTATGGACTCTGATAGCTTTTCGCATGACGAGGACGCGGAGTTGAGCCGTTCGATGGATGATTCGCAGGACGCGCGGGAGGTGAAGAGTATGAACAGTGAGTATTCCAGCGACGATGGCAGCAAGGACCGCACGAAGAAGGAGATCAACTCGGCTGAGTACTCGGCTGACATTCAGCCGTTGCAGTTCAAGATGAGCAGGAGGAGGACCACGCAGTTTGACGGGACCGAATCTTCGAAGGCGAGCAGGAAGGCCAACGCCAGCGGCAACGGTAGCGATCCGATAAAGACACTCAGGTTCGACGAGGGCAGTCTGTCTTCTTCGCCAACTGCGATTGCTTCCGATGCCACCAGGGCTAGTCTACAGAGAGATACGTTTGCGAAAGTAAGAGAGCATATACAGCGAGGGTCCGTAGGAAACAGTGGACTCACAAGGTCAGATTTCAATCCATTTGCATTTATAGATAGAGAACAGTTTGAAACGTACTTGAAGGAGCCCCGCTACATACGGATCTTCAAAAAGAGATCGCGGTCATCTAAGCAGTTTAGAAGATTATTCCTTGCGCAGGAGCTGAAAACCACTGATGAATTCGATGACATAGAAGCAATGAGCGCTAGCTTATTATCTCAGCCCGATGGCCTAAAACCAAATACATCTATAACGAACGCTACACTAAACGGTAATAACTTTCACGATAATATAAACGATCCGAATCACGACATGCATTCAGATAAAACTTTCTCCGGGACAGCATGCCCTGTTCTTCCAACTTCAGGACATTTGGAACCAGCTAAGAATACAAAGGCTATATGGAGCACAAAATTTAGCATTGATGGTAAATACATGGCAACAGGTAGTCGAGATGGCGTTCTAAGACTGTGGAAAGTGCTAAGCACACCTGTGGAGAGATGGGGGTTGGATTCATCTATAGATTCTGCACATTTGACTTCAGCAAAATCACTGCGGTTACAACAAAATCAGCATGGTTCATCACATGGTGGCCCACTGGGGTCACCGGCTATGCGTAGGGACACTTTCGACAACATAGAcgcaaaagaaaattcgTCAAATCTGTATGCTCCAGTATTTCAACCTACACCAGTAAGAACATACAAAGAACATCTTCATGACGTATTAGACATGGATTGGTCaaagaataattttttaatttcagCATCGATGGATAAAACAGCAAAACTATGGCATCCCTCAAAAATGAGATCTCTAAAGAGTTTCCAACACCCAGATTTTGTTACTTGTGTCAAATTTCATCCTACTGATGATAGGTTCTTTATTAGCGGTTGTTTAGATCAAAAATGTAGACTGTGGTCAATTTTGGATGATGAGGTGAGTTTCGAATTTAATTGTAGGGATCTAGTGACTTCCTTGACACTAACCCCTGGAGACGGCACATATACAATTGTGGGAACATTCAATGGTTACATACATGTACTACAAACTAAAGGATTGGAACATATAACATCTTTTCATGTTACAGCTAAGAAAACTCATGAAAATACACATGAAGTTTTATGCCCAAGTAATGATTCAAAAGTTAGGCATGGTCCTCGAGTAACAGGCCTACAATGCTTCAATTCTTTGATAGACAATTCTTTGAGATTGGTCGTGACCTCTAGTGATTCGCGTATCAGAGTCTTTGACTTGACAAGAAGGAAATTGATTGAAATCTTGAGAGGGTTCCAATGTGGTTCTTCACAGCATAAAGCTCAAATATCCGTATATCGTAATCAACCGATAGTAATCAACAGTAGTGATGACCATTGGGTATATGGTTGGAGATTAAAATCTTCTGACCCTGTCGAGATCAATAAGAAGGCAAAAAAACATGGAATGTCTAGATCAGGTTCTATTCGAGGTTTGTTCTCGAAATCCATCAGCAGGTCGTCTAGCCAAGGAAGTGAGGATAGACAAAGTTTAAGAAACACTTTAAAATTATCTTCATTACTACCTATTCCACATAGTAGTCATAGCGATGGTGTCATGAAAAATAGtgattatttttcatttcatgCACATAATGCACCAGTTACCACGGTCACCATGGCACCAGAAGAGACCTCGAAGACTTTATCTCTGTCAAATGATCCTATTTGCGAACTGTCGCTAGAGTTTTTTGAACCATCTGATGAAGTTGACATAATTAAACTAAAAGATACACAGAAAGGCGGGCACGACAATATTCCTGCTACAAAGACACCAGTGACAACTTCATTAGCTAAACCAACTCCAGTGGAAGTTATTGGAAGTATACTGATCTCGACAGACAGTAATGGGTTAATTCGTGTATTCAGAGCAGATATGTCTAAGAGTATAAGGGCTAGAGTGTTGCAGAAGTTACAGAAATATAACAGAGAGATGGGTAAACAATATGGTAGCACCGATTCACTTGTTTCTGAGAATGATAAATCGAGGCCCAATTTGGGTACTGTTGGCCACCAACCAAGTACAAATTCTACCTCATTTTTAAGTAGTACAGGATCAACAAACACTACAACTGTAGGGTCGGGCTCTAAAGCTTCCATCACAAGGAATCACAGTTTCAGATCATTGAAGGCATTCAAGTCTCCTACAGCAAACTTCTCAAACACAGCTTTAGGTGCGACGATGAACAGAGCTCCAAGAGAAAGTATATCCTCCGTACGCTCAGATTCCACTAGCAATACGATGACACCTATGTCGTTCCCTGGTCTAAAATGTCATGTCTGTGATGGTACAAAATTTGAACCTCTAACAAGGTCGTCAGGATCGCAAGATAAGAGTTACTTTTGCGTAGATTGTAAAACGCTACTAAACAATTTCAGGTGA